One genomic segment of Actinoplanes ianthinogenes includes these proteins:
- a CDS encoding cellulase family glycosylhydrolase codes for MTGRRISKSRAVALTCLLAAGVLAPSAPAAADPGAGLADRLAAVRTARTINYYPSDAGWSAMWTRFDPVRVDDDLARAAELGANNVRVVVFPRVFGFPEPDPDYLAKLDKFVSIADSHGMTVKLTLFDWWSAYKNARGSATWANAVIGRYADDPRVLTVELKNELAPDDEPAVRWVRRLIPAVRETAPDMPLTVSVNSGPGGLARLKEELADTPLDYYDYHFYGPSEQALAEIEEARAAVAPDPVVIGETGLSTAASSPGEQAAYLARVFRAAATAGVESVAPWTLTDFADGAIPSNAAVSLMPAQYRYGLFRTDGTPKPAAAVVRAAWSGIDTAADVLDLSFEADPADSPWRDNLPGYGVAEPTDEIAHDGVRSVRFSGTGRDRRGLPSLRISPITPIQSGQFWRATAWARGEDATGTTEIALSWFDAEGHWIGQDVSDRLPGGTTDWTRLSVIGVAPPGAAGLQLHLKSGDNAGTVWYDDVTLD; via the coding sequence GTGACCGGACGTCGTATCTCGAAAAGCCGTGCCGTGGCCCTGACCTGCCTGCTGGCCGCCGGCGTGCTGGCGCCCTCGGCGCCGGCCGCCGCCGATCCCGGAGCCGGCCTGGCCGACCGGCTCGCCGCGGTCCGCACCGCGCGGACCATCAACTACTACCCGTCGGACGCCGGCTGGTCGGCCATGTGGACCCGGTTCGACCCGGTACGCGTCGACGACGACCTGGCCCGGGCCGCCGAGCTGGGCGCGAACAACGTGCGCGTGGTGGTGTTCCCGCGGGTCTTCGGCTTCCCCGAGCCGGACCCGGACTACCTCGCCAAGCTGGACAAGTTCGTCAGCATCGCGGACTCGCACGGGATGACCGTGAAGCTCACCCTGTTCGACTGGTGGTCCGCGTACAAGAACGCGCGCGGCAGCGCCACCTGGGCGAACGCGGTGATCGGCCGGTACGCCGACGACCCGCGGGTGCTCACCGTGGAGCTGAAGAACGAGCTGGCGCCGGACGACGAGCCGGCGGTCCGCTGGGTGCGCCGGCTCATCCCGGCGGTCCGGGAGACCGCCCCGGACATGCCGCTCACCGTCTCGGTGAACAGCGGACCGGGCGGCCTGGCCCGGCTCAAGGAGGAACTGGCGGACACCCCGCTGGACTATTACGACTACCACTTCTACGGACCGTCCGAACAGGCGCTCGCCGAGATCGAAGAGGCCCGCGCCGCGGTCGCGCCGGACCCGGTGGTGATCGGCGAGACCGGGCTGAGCACGGCCGCGAGCAGCCCCGGCGAGCAGGCCGCTTATCTCGCCCGGGTGTTCCGGGCGGCCGCGACCGCCGGGGTGGAGTCGGTGGCACCGTGGACGCTCACCGACTTCGCCGACGGCGCGATCCCGAGCAACGCGGCGGTCTCGCTGATGCCGGCGCAGTACCGGTACGGCCTGTTCCGCACCGACGGCACCCCGAAACCGGCCGCCGCGGTGGTCCGGGCCGCCTGGTCCGGTATCGACACGGCCGCCGACGTGCTCGACCTCAGCTTCGAGGCGGACCCGGCCGACTCGCCGTGGCGCGACAACCTGCCCGGGTACGGCGTCGCCGAGCCCACCGACGAGATCGCGCACGACGGCGTCCGGTCGGTCCGGTTCTCCGGCACCGGCCGGGACCGGCGCGGCCTGCCGTCGCTGCGGATCTCCCCGATCACGCCGATCCAGAGCGGCCAGTTCTGGCGCGCGACGGCGTGGGCCCGCGGTGAGGACGCCACCGGGACCACCGAGATCGCGCTGAGCTGGTTCGACGCCGAGGGGCACTGGATCGGCCAGGACGTGTCGGACCGGCTGCCGGGCGGCACGACGGACTGGACCCGGTTGTCGGTGATCGGGGTCGCTCCCCCGGGCGCGGCCGGCCTCCAGCTGCACCTCAAGTCCGGCGACAACGCCGGCACCGTCTGGTACGACGACGTCACGCTGGACTGA